The proteins below come from a single Serpentinimonas raichei genomic window:
- a CDS encoding hydrogenase maturation nickel metallochaperone HypA codes for MHEASLAAGVLQLVDDTAQREDFSRVLQLRLEVGQLAGVEVQALRFALACIAPGTRLDGAQIEIIESPGQGWCLGCNQSVTIAQRGQPCPLCDSHQIQATGGMELRVLDLQVSDD; via the coding sequence ATGCATGAAGCCAGCTTGGCCGCCGGTGTGCTGCAACTGGTCGATGACACGGCGCAGCGCGAGGACTTTAGCCGTGTGTTGCAATTGCGGCTCGAAGTGGGCCAGTTGGCTGGGGTCGAGGTGCAGGCGCTGCGTTTTGCGCTGGCCTGCATCGCCCCCGGCACCCGGCTTGATGGGGCGCAGATCGAGATCATCGAAAGCCCCGGTCAGGGCTGGTGCTTGGGCTGCAACCAGAGCGTGACAATCGCCCAGCGCGGCCAGCCCTGCCCGTTGTGTGACAGCCATCAGATACAAGCCACGGGCGGCATGGAACTGCGCGTGCTCGACCTGCAAGTGAGCGATGATTGA
- the hypD gene encoding hydrogenase formation protein HypD produces MKHIDEFRDGALARQIAARIAAEADPGHAYRFMEFCGGHTHAISRYGVIDLLPPNLRLIHGPGCPVCVLPIGRLDMAIDLALSQRVILCTYGDTLRVPASEGDSLTRAKARGADIRMVYSPADALELARQHPEREVVFFAIGFETTTPPTALVIDAAARQGVRNFSVMCNHVLTPPAIRAILDGASAAERTTAEIEGFVGPAHVSIVIGSEPYARFAREYRKPVVIAGFEPLDVLQAILMLVRQVNEGRAEVENEFTRAVNPTGNLRAQALMDQVFELRDAFEWRGLGSLAHSALQIRPAYRAFDAEHRFGLHYRSVADNKACECGAILRGVKEPRECKIFGTVCTPENPIGSCMVSSEGACAAHYTYGRFRDIPIVANAAAPQTEGALA; encoded by the coding sequence ATGAAGCACATCGACGAATTCCGCGACGGCGCACTGGCGCGCCAGATCGCCGCGCGCATCGCCGCCGAGGCCGACCCCGGGCACGCCTACCGCTTCATGGAGTTTTGCGGCGGCCACACCCACGCCATTTCTCGCTACGGCGTGATCGACCTGTTGCCACCCAATCTGCGCCTGATCCACGGCCCTGGCTGCCCGGTCTGTGTGCTGCCCATCGGCCGCCTCGACATGGCCATCGATCTGGCGCTGAGCCAGCGCGTCATCCTGTGCACCTACGGCGACACCTTGCGCGTGCCGGCCTCAGAGGGCGACTCCTTGACCCGGGCCAAGGCGCGCGGGGCCGACATCCGCATGGTCTATTCGCCCGCCGATGCGCTCGAGCTGGCGCGCCAGCACCCCGAGCGCGAGGTGGTGTTTTTTGCCATCGGCTTTGAGACCACCACCCCGCCCACCGCCCTGGTGATCGACGCCGCTGCGCGCCAAGGCGTGCGCAACTTCAGCGTCATGTGCAACCACGTGCTCACGCCACCGGCCATTCGCGCCATCCTAGACGGTGCCAGCGCAGCCGAGCGGACCACCGCCGAAATCGAGGGCTTCGTGGGCCCGGCCCATGTCAGCATCGTGATTGGCTCCGAGCCCTACGCCCGCTTCGCCCGCGAGTACCGCAAGCCAGTGGTGATCGCCGGCTTTGAGCCGCTGGACGTGTTGCAAGCCATTTTGATGCTGGTGCGCCAGGTCAACGAGGGACGGGCCGAGGTGGAAAACGAGTTCACCCGCGCTGTCAACCCCACCGGCAACCTGCGCGCCCAGGCCCTGATGGATCAGGTGTTTGAGCTGCGCGACGCGTTCGAATGGCGCGGTTTGGGCAGCTTGGCCCATTCGGCTTTGCAGATACGCCCCGCTTACCGTGCGTTCGACGCCGAACACCGCTTTGGCCTGCACTACCGCAGCGTGGCCGACAACAAGGCCTGCGAGTGCGGGGCCATTTTGCGGGGTGTCAAAGAGCCACGCGAATGCAAAATCTTTGGCACCGTGTGCACCCCCGAAAACCCGATTGGCTCCTGCATGGTCTCGAGCGAGGGCGCTTGTGCCGCGCATTACACCTACGGCCGCTTTCGCGACATCCCGATCGTGGCCAACGCAGCGGCGCCGCAAACCGAGGGGGCGCTGGCATGA
- a CDS encoding HypC/HybG/HupF family hydrogenase formation chaperone — MCLAIPALLLQRLEHEQGLIELGGIRKSISLALVPEAVVGDYVIVHVGHAIGLLDAEEAQRTLDIFAEIERLQAQEPPRPQSPVPSLRAVPQLDDCTP, encoded by the coding sequence ATGTGTCTAGCCATACCGGCCCTGCTGCTGCAACGCCTGGAGCACGAACAGGGCCTGATCGAACTCGGCGGCATCCGCAAATCGATTTCGCTGGCGCTGGTGCCCGAGGCGGTGGTGGGCGACTACGTGATCGTCCACGTCGGCCACGCCATCGGCCTGCTCGACGCCGAGGAGGCGCAGCGCACGCTCGACATTTTTGCCGAGATCGAGCGTCTCCAGGCGCAGGAGCCGCCACGACCGCAGAGCCCCGTGCCATCTTTGCGGGCCGTGCCGCAGCTCGACGACTGCACCCCATGA
- the hypB gene encoding hydrogenase nickel incorporation protein HypB, translating to MCVVCGCSQSSRLAGPEPARSGAASSGSASPEGPQIDPHSGDLHYGAGAAKVSVPGMSQARAIKLEQDILGANQRIAEQNRAHFAAHGVLALNLVSSPGSGKTTLLCATIDALRQRHPALPVSVIEGDQQTSFDAERIRATGAPAIQINTGKGCHLDAPMVAAAFAQLHSHAQPHEHPHDHPHDHDHDHPHSHDHDHAAHSHSPSLLFIENVGNLVCPAMWDLGERAKVAILSVTEGEDKPLKYPDMFAAAQLMILNKIDLLPHVAFNVERCIELARRVNPGIEIVQLSASTGQGMEDWLHWIEHALGHEHDHGEHGHAHAAASPSAAEQALRDRVTMLEAELARLRTGAVA from the coding sequence ATGTGCGTCGTATGCGGATGCAGCCAAAGCAGCCGGCTTGCCGGCCCCGAGCCGGCCCGTTCCGGTGCCGCCAGTTCCGGCAGCGCCTCGCCTGAAGGCCCGCAGATCGACCCGCACAGCGGCGATTTGCACTACGGCGCGGGGGCGGCCAAGGTGTCGGTGCCGGGCATGAGCCAAGCGCGCGCCATCAAGCTCGAACAAGACATTCTGGGGGCCAACCAGCGCATCGCAGAGCAGAACCGGGCCCATTTCGCGGCGCACGGGGTGCTGGCGCTCAACCTGGTCTCCAGCCCCGGGTCGGGCAAGACCACCTTGCTGTGCGCCACCATCGACGCGCTGCGCCAACGCCACCCGGCGCTGCCGGTGTCGGTGATCGAGGGCGACCAGCAGACCAGCTTCGACGCCGAGCGCATCCGCGCCACCGGCGCCCCGGCGATCCAGATCAACACCGGCAAAGGCTGCCACCTCGACGCCCCGATGGTGGCGGCGGCGTTTGCGCAACTGCACAGCCATGCGCAGCCGCACGAGCACCCGCACGACCACCCGCACGACCACGACCACGACCACCCGCACAGCCACGATCACGACCACGCGGCGCACAGCCACAGCCCCAGCCTGCTGTTCATCGAAAACGTCGGCAACCTGGTCTGTCCGGCCATGTGGGACTTGGGCGAGCGCGCCAAGGTGGCGATTTTGTCCGTCACCGAAGGCGAGGACAAGCCGCTCAAGTACCCCGATATGTTTGCCGCCGCGCAACTGATGATCCTCAACAAGATCGACCTGCTGCCGCATGTGGCCTTCAACGTGGAGCGCTGCATCGAGCTGGCGCGGCGCGTCAATCCGGGCATCGAAATTGTGCAACTCTCGGCCAGCACCGGGCAGGGCATGGAAGACTGGCTGCACTGGATAGAGCACGCGCTGGGGCACGAGCACGATCATGGCGAGCATGGGCACGCACACGCTGCGGCCAGCCCCTCGGCAGCCGAACAGGCGCTGCGCGACCGGGTGACCATGCTCGAAGCCGAACTGGCGCGGCTGCGCACCGGGGCGGTGGCCTGA